The DNA region NNNNNNNNNNNNNNNNNNNNNNNNNNNNNNNNNNNNNNNNNNNNNNNNNNNNNNNNNNNNNNNNNNNNNNNNNNNNNNNNNNNNNNNNNNNNNNNNNNNNNNNNNNNNNNNNNNNNNNNNNNNNNNNNNNNNNNNNNNNNNNNNNNNNNNNNNNNNNNNNNNNNNNNNNNNNNNNNNNNNNNNaaatgcatttcttgggtttgctttagtagccataaaactaaatatagcaACGAGATTACCCAAACTggtacagaagcaagcggtgcgaagaaaaagtcaccctTAAACTTcatattattgaaaaattctgtcACATACCAGTACAGGACGTTACGCAAAATGCAGTTTGTTCAAACTTTATCATAGTGTTTGGTATATTGCCAAGAGCTAAGGCTACGTCAAGCTGACCATCTgcgtttattaatttatctaTTGCGTTCTAAGAATTTCAGTTTGAGTGCTCTTATATAAAGATCGAATTTCAGATTCTTGGTATCACACTCTGGCTGTGATATCTTCATGAATCTCGATGCTGCTAAAAATGTACTTGCTCTACTTATGGAAGTCAAGAGCACTCCAGAGACAGATACTGTAAAAAGGCGTACTTTTATGTAATGTTTCTGACGTTGCGATAAAAATCAGCACGACAAATGCATTTGGCGTAAAGTACTGTATGCGGCagaatttttcattaatACGAAGTTTtagggtgactttttcttcgcaccgcttgcttctgtgccagtttgggtattttcgttgctatatttagttttattgctactaaagcaaacccaagaaatgcattttcatgcactaaacagcccaattgcttagcaaagtTACTCTTTTTTaagctgcttttgaaaatcgtttcaaataccttacagaaaattcagaatgtccttttagaaacggatttgggctttgcaaacggaataactggtgtccgaacaccgaggtgcgatgtcggtatattcgtcgatttttagcatgcgatagactagaccatttggctaaagctttactgcgttcgaaagctctatgatagaggattttgtgaaaaaaaattctaggcgaaacattaaaatttgaatgagctacgcatacgtgtccgaaagcgatactgctgtccgaaagcggaggatttgacctgcgcgcgctaatcttctcataaaattatgagggtttggtctattgattcgcgctctggcacatcttcctggcagggattgggctttcaaatgcgccataggaagccagaatcggttcgctagatttgctgtgcgagcgtccgaaatcgcagaatgtccgaaagccgaggtcctACTCTACTGTATTGTCATTTAGTCATTTAGCACGTATTATGAACTGCAGCGACTTACTTCGAAAAATTATACGTAATCGCGATTCGTTCGCGAAAGACCTGCGGAGTCTTTCCAAGTCGACGAAAGATGTAAGGGAAACGTTAGAAAACCATTCATATTGCCAGTGAGAGATCACTCAATAGTTCCCAGCAAAAAAacttattaattattatttgcAGCGATCTTCTCAGGCGGACGTTAAATATTTTCAAAGAAGACTTAGAGGTTTCCAAACGTCGTAAGTTAATTCGCGCAGAAGACAGCAATTTTGTCTAAACTTTGTTCCAGTGTTTCGCCTTGTGCGATCTTTCAAAGCTCATCGTGAAAAATTCGGCGTTGGTAAGAAACCGAAGCATTTTTGTTCATTTAACTTGTCATCTTCTGTAGAGAAAGATGCCGTCGATTTGTATCATTTTGCTTTCGAAGAAGTTGGGCACTATTGGAAAGAGCTCGGCGCTTCTCTCGGTTTTCGAAAAAGGGAGCTCGACGACATGGAGTACTTCCACGGGAGTCATCAACAGGGCGTAAACTACATGGCCTGGGCCATGCTCGAGAAGTATCGTGCTAAAAACCAATTTCGGTTTTCGTCTATTGAACTTCTTCGCCGAAAACTTGGTGAAGTGAAGAGGAGACGCCGAGTAGAAGATCGTCAGAATGAGAGAGAAATAAGCGGTAATTAGAAGTTTCATTACATGCAGGTGCTTGTGATGAGTTCTACTGTATAGCTCTTCTACCAAGCTGCATTATTCGCGACGGGAGGTTTTACGGACGCGAAGAGGAACTCGGGCAAATTGCCAATTATCTGTGGAACGGCAAAGCGAAACAAAGTCGCGTTGAATCTGTTCAAATCCAACGTATTCAGGCAAGAGCTCTGCTGCGCAGAGATACTGTGGTTAAAGTCTTTATGCAGATTATTGCTGGAGTTGGAGGTGTTGGCAAAACAAGTCTTGCCTTCAAGTACGCTCTTCAATACGCCAAATCCTATTCAGATGGCTTATTCTACTTCAACTCTGAATCGTTCGCCTCGTTCTTAGTGTGgctgaaagaaaacgtacCTTTACAGTATTTCAACATTAAGTtgacttatttatttatttatttataggtGGCTAAAGCAGTTGAGCTCAGCGGCTCGCACAATACTGTTACAATGTCTTCTCATGCCGACGCTCTTCGCGTCTTCTTTCGCTATCTCCGCAGTCGTCCTCGATCGCTCCTCCTTCTcgacaacgccgacgacttcgacttTCTGAAGCGCTGTTTGCCCGGTCACGCCGTCGCGTGCCACATCGTTATAACGACGCGTCGAGCGCAAACGCACGACGTCTTTCACGAGCGAAAGGTCAGCCTTCTCACTCTAAACGTTCTCGATGAGCAgaaagccgtcgtcgctcttcttcaccTGTCTGGCATGCGACCAGAATCGCACGCGACGATGGACTACAACGAGAGAAAGTATGCGGAAAAAGTTGCTGTCGGGCCACCGGTAGGACGACTGCCTCTCGCACTCGCTCACGCCGGATCTTTCATCGAACACCATCACTGCACGTTTCGTCAATACTGGTTAAAATTGGAAGCGGAGGCGAAGCGCTTggaagcggcggcgttgAATCTAGACGCATTTCTGCGCTATTTTCACCTCTCCCACCTGAGGGATCATCTCGATCGATGCGGCGTTCACAGCGTGAACActttcgtcgagttcgaTCTTGAGACGATGGGGTTAAACGCATTTGATCGGAAGTCGGTTTCGCGAGCGCGGGCGGCCCTTGCTGAACGGGAGCGCGTCTTTCTGACGTGGGAAATGGATCTCGACGATGTTCACAAGGAGGACGAGTCGCACGGAGGTTATCGCTTTCTCGAGTGCTGCTCGGTGCTATCGTCTCAAGACATtccgctcgacgtcgtcgccgacgccgctttttcgacgacggcatcgCACGTCGACTTTCGTGTCATGCGTGCAATGAAAGCGTTGAACGAACGCTCGCTCGTCCAACGAATGAGTGAAATTGACAACGAATCGTTTTCCGTGCACCATCTCGTGCAGGCGAGCGTCCTGCAGCGTctcggcgccgacgtcggcCATCTGACAAGGGTATTGGAGTCGACTGCGAATGCTCTTTTCAAgcgtcttcctcctccggAGCATTTTCTCCTCGATTTTACCGATTCGTCTTTGCTCCGCATTGCTCCTCACGTCTATTCGGTTGCCGGAAAGATGCTCGAAGCCGGACTGCTCGTCGCCCCGCTCGTCGACTACGGCTGCGCATTGGCAATCGGCTTCTATCACTACGATGACGCTGTTCGGCTTTGCTCGTCTAGGGCTCAAGTTTTTGAAGCTAAGTTGGCCACCTTTTCCGCTGAGGAGATGCGACTCCTTCGACACAATTGTAAGCTGgcgtaatttttttaatttctttggAGTTTCTTTATTGAAACAGATTACTTTCCTTTGGCGAGACTTTATTACGGCGTTGACAATTGGCACGATGGTGACGTGAGCGTGCGGAAAGCTCTTGGGGAAAGATGCTTGAGCGAACTTAGCCAAAGCGAAATAAGATCCTACAGACACGGTAAAGGCTATTTGACATTTGCGTTTGGgtgatcgtcttcgtcatgCTCGCAGTGTTGTATTTACTTGCTGAGAGCAAAGTGCAAAGGGAAATGCTCGACGATGCCGAAGAGACGCTTCTTCGGCTGCTCAATGCGTATCCGTCTGAAATAAAAACATCAGAGGCGGCTCACAATGCGTTTATGGGTACGTATTATTATAACTCTTTGTTTGCTCACGTCAAAAGTCTCTTTAagtctttcttcgtcttggATTCGTATACCAAAAATCGTGCCAATTTGATAAGGAGCAGGCGGTTCTAAAAAAAGCGCTGTATCTCGGAAATTGTGGCTTATTCCATTCAGGACTACAACTTGGCTGTTGTAAGATTCAATCTTATTCAGGTGTCCGAAGTTCTTTTATCAACTCGTGCATCGTGACTTACAGGTTACCAAAAACTCGCTGAGTGTCTGTTCGAGTGTGGTCAACTAGACGAAGctttgaaatattttgtcGAAGCACTGAAAGCGTTCCAAAAAATAATTCCCGACAGTCACTCGGCTATGGGAATCCGTTAGAAAttctgtttttattttctttttactaATTTGTCTCATTTGTTTTAGTTCGTCTTGATATGGCCCGATGCTTCAGGGACAAAGGCGAGCTATTCAAGGCATGCGAGTTTTCCTGGGAGGCTCTTTCTATTTTGAGGTCTACGTATTCTCCTGAGCATCCGCAGCTGAAGCTAGGTCAGCCCAAGGTCCGGAAAGAAtaactctttttctctaaagtTGATTCCGTAGCTCTTCGTGTGCATGGCCACTGTCTCCTCACTGcgagacgattcgacgagtcTGCTGAAATTTTTAAAGAGTGTTTGTCGAGCCTTGAAATAGGACCGCATCAGCCAGATTATCTCCCTCAAAAAGCTAATTGTGCGAGATTGTCGACCAGACGTGACATTTTATTTTGTATGTTGCCTTTTAGGTCTAGAGTTGTTGGGAGATGCTTTGCGTGGGTCGAAAGACGTCGCAGATTGCGTCGCGGAGGGGAACGACGAAGTGATTCAATGCTACGAAAAAGCGGTTGCTCTTTTTCGCGAAGTCTATCCCGAAGGTCATCCTGACATGCTTACCGGTAAATCGACATGGGTATTAAATTTCTATTTCTCtattttattgttttttttttcgaagcgTGTACGGCCGTTAGCTCCGCGAACGGATGTGCTGGAAAGATGGACGAGGCTCTAGATTATGCAAAGTTAGGCTGGGATTCGGCCCAGCGTCTACCTAGAGGAAGCGAGGATCGAATCACCTGTAAGATgacttttctttcaaaatttaGTTCTCATGCCTTAGCACATTTTCTTTAGCTCTTACTATATACGTTCAGTATCTGTCTCTTAAAGGAATGTTTACTGAAGCAGAAGTCTTGGTTGCTCAAGGTAAAGCTGAATGCAATTCTTTACCACGCTATCATCcaagtcgtcgttggcgTAAGCTCGAATTTGTTTTACCCAAAACTACGTAGTAATTAGGTTGTTATTATAGTACGGGGAGCCGAAGTTGCGATAAGAGGTTAGTAACGTATGTGCATGGGCTATGActacaaaagaaatttaCCTATTTCTGACTCGTTTAGAGTGCAAGTTGGATCGCGCGGGAAAGTTTGTGACTATTTGAGAAAGGCAGCTGGAATCCTGGTCACCGAGATCAATACATAGGAGGAAATAGGCAAAGGATACTCGTGTACTAAAATGTAAAAgcggaaaaaaatttaaaaatggtCAGAAATTAATAATCAGAAACGTATGAACCTGTTTGGAAAGAGCTTTTCCTGCGTACTAGTATTTTGTCGTACTACCGCGTTGTTCTTACTGAGTCTCCGCGTTATTGTAGAGAAATAATGAATTGCTAgcattttttgctttttatTGCTTTGAATCGTCTCAAATGCTTGTTCTCTTTTATAAAATTTAAGTTCGATTTTCCTGAGAAATAGAATAATTTCACCTAACATGTATTTAATCCGGGAGTTTCATATTGAGCATGCCCGTATATTGTAGGGTACGCTGGTTTTGGAGAAATAACAGCGAAAAACCGTCCACCCTATAAAATACGGGACTTTTGGCATCAAAGGTAAGGAGCGCCAAAAGAGGAAGCTTTGGATGCATGTCCGATAAAACGCTCGATAAAGAGAACAACTGTCATGTGCTTCGAAAATGCAATTTCATTTAACATAAGGATGCAATGTGACGTGCTACAAACAGAGCTAAAAAATGACAGAGTCCCTTTTCTAAAGTTTTTGCGTCTCTTAGAATTCTACCTTAAAAGTTCGATGAAGCACGACAATAGcgcaaaaaaagcaaaaaagaaaaacaacacCTACTATACAGCATCATAAGCGCAAATCTAAAACATAGAGTACATATGCGACACGGGAAGCGGTAATGCTGTAATGCACCTTGGGGGGACAGTTTGCCATCTCACACGTATGCAGCGGAATTAACCGACCACCTTTCTGACTTCCTCGGCATCCTCTATCTGCGTGAACGAATTGTGTCCATGACTCCCTCGTTCAGCTTCTTGATTCTATGCTGCCAAAGGGAAGTAAACTGACAGCATCAAAAAGGATGCATTGGCTTTGATTTTCGGCTTCAAGCATTTGTCCCAGAAGCCGCGTAAGACGGTTGAACGTCGGCCGCTTTTCCGAACCGGCAGACCAGCATGCAGACATTGTCTTGTCTCTATAGGGGAAATCAgcaaaaagacaaaaaggaTGTTCATTGCGATTAATACTAACAGCTCAGCAGAGCAGCTTTCTTGGCTGGGTAAGCGGTTGCCACTACGCAAATGCGATAGAAGTTCTCCAGTGAAAACGCACGGATAAGGAAAAGAGACTGAAATGCAATAGTCTCAAACTGAAAGGACAGTAACGGTGAGCTTACCCAGAGTACTTTTGTCTCACATGCGCTCCTAAACATGTTATACCCATAAAAAGGGATAATTAGCTCAGAAGATAACTTGGAGAAGGCGATCGTCTTACCTTTTGTCGGCAGCAACTGGACACAAACGTTGAACGTCGGTCTTAATTGAGCCAAGTAAGAGTTTTGCTAGCGGTATTTAGACGCACGTACAACTCCCAGCATCGCATGCATGCGTCTTTTGCCTATAAACAAAGAGTTATTTTATCTGACTTCGCTTTGGCCACCCCGTAGCATTTGGCGAAAGAACAGCCGTTAATTGACAGCTTCGAGTTTGCTCGCATGACCGCGGCCCGCAAATTAACGCTCTTAATAGATCTAGCACCACGATCTCACGTCGGTCGACCATGCATTTCTAGCTAACGCAGGTGGACGTCTTGAATGTAGACGGTAGCATCAGCTTGGCTTTCTATATTTTGTCAGGATCTCATGCACTGCTTTTGTTGCGAAAACGTATATCTTGTGTCGTAGTAGAGTTTAGAGTTGTCTTTCAGTTTCATTTCTCTCCAAGACAGAAGTAAACCTGATGTTGAGCAAAAAAGACTAAAAATATACAAGTGTTTCTTAGCTACTTATATACTgattctttttgttttttctttagcacCCATTCCAACGCCTGTTTTTGATACATATAAAAAAGCAACGGCCGATCCCCACGTACGCCGTCAGCGCGGCAGCTAATAACgcattaaaaaaataattaaaacagTGAAAGTATGAAAGTAATTTTTTGTCAAGGTTGCGGCGAAGCATACGGCGGTGAGGCAATGAACCACTGGCGCTGTATTCGCCCTATCGTTGACTTGGAGCAAATGTTATCTCCAATTATTAAAACATGTTGCATGCGTCTTTAAGTACCGCGTAAGGAGacctcttttccttttcgttgaCACAGATGACTCGACGTTTCACTTCAGATTTGGACATTCTTTAGGATGGCATGCAGAGGATCCTTCGTGATTGGCCActtgcgacgtcgtgcgaGTCCGGCCAGCTAAAGGAGCTTTACCGCATCGAGAAAGCTTTTAGTTGGCCATCTGTTTAGTCTAGATATTACTCGACGGAGGTAAATTGATATTAGTTGATACAGTAACTTTGGAGTCGTACTCTCTATGACTACTCCAAGTGATCATATATTTACCTAAGCGTGAAAGTGAAAGCAAATAATACTCTGTTTGAACTTGGAAGAGTGCATCAAGGCTTCTTGACCACCATGTCAATGTAGACGCTACCAAGAGTATAAGTTAAGATATATAATCAGAGATATAATTTAGACATACAGACCTACTAAATTGTTCAGGATGATGATTTAGATTTGAATGTTGTAGATTAGTCTTGGTGACATAGTGACTTCTGAGACCTTGGCACGGCATTGGTGCGTCCATCCAAATGACAGAACGAATAGAGACATTTGATGCACCCCTAACGCATAGGACTCTTGAGCCTTCGGAAAAAGATGCGTCATTGAGAATTTTATTTGATAAATTTCTCTAACCGAACTACAATGTTTGGTTACATTTCTGACTGATTCCCAAGAGTCTGAAAAAGCTGAGGTGAAATACATGTAGCGATAGTACACATGGAATGACTAAATTCTCCTGCCTTTTGCTGCCTTTCGAGTCCACTGAATACACGAGTAAatatttgaagaagaaaaaacgtagCGCTAACGCTTTCCTAAGACGTTTCTTACATTTGCGAGGAAATCACCTTACGCGACATCATCGTAAAGCAATCCAGCGTTGAGCAGGTCAAAACGCTGTTTTGACATTGGAAGCTCGATGCTGCCCGGTGCGCCAAACGTCGCGAAAGCTCGAATTCGTTTGGTTTCGACGTCCATCTTTGTTTAGCGTGCTCGACGTACGATCGACGTAAAATGTTCTCTCGCTAGTCTCCGAAGTTTCTGCGATTTAGGCGATCGATTGTCCCTACACAACTAAAGATTGATCGAAAaccgacgaaatcggcgtcAAAGCGGTTCAGACAGCTCGTTTAAgcattcgaagcgaaacgcagGTAAACGAGCGCGTTCCTCTTGATTCTACGAGCGAAAACAGTGTAAGCGTGGCTCTCTGATTCGACTCTAGGGCCCCAAACTGATATTACATGAATCTGCGACTCGATATCGCGACTCCTCTATTTTACAACGATTCCATCGAGTTCGCCGCGTTCCTTTCGAAACGCGAACTAGGTCGAATAAGTAGGTTCGTTTCTTGTCGCCTTTCGttgcgttttcgtcgcgtttcgtcgagatcgTGAGCCAaacgctgacgtcacatatGTCCGACATCTTTGCAAtgcacgcgtgcacgtgctcgtctcttgttcctcttttttttgggAGAAACGCTGCACGCGCGTGATCGTTCCAAATATTGCCTTATTTGGTTGCGCGTAGAGgtgcaaaaagcaacgctCTCTCTCGTGACATCGCTGCGGTTTATGACGCACACCCGACGTCCAATGAGAGAAAAGTTGGCGTCATCGTTCGCGAGGGAGTGCATAAAATCGTGCACGGCGCTTTCCCTCTTTACGTAACCCCGTCGCTTGAGAACTCGCTCGTGCGCTTGGTTTGTCGTTGGAAGACAGGGAGCCTGAGGGGCGAGCGATTTTCCGACGCAAAGTCCTGGAGCAACGGTGCGAAAGTGATTAGAGGCACATCCCTAAAACCTCTAGGGGCTTTTGCACTAGGAAAACACGCTCCGTCTGACCAAGGATTGTTTCTTTGGTCTTAGACAGGACAGCGTCGGCTTTCGTCGGCTCTCCTCCACGTCGAGCACACGATGAACGGGCCTCTTCGGCGGTGGCGATAGGGGTGGCAACGAACCTCGGAGGCTCACTTATGGTTGGTTCTGATCTAATTCATGCCGTCGGCTGGGttgcgaagcgtctggacctccacgtggtgcgaCCTGGGTCGCGCAAACACAGACGCGCTTCATTTCGGCTTTTTTGGTACGTACGTAGTTGTTTTGTACGGATACTGGCTTTGTTTGTCTAGATTTTGGCTCGCGAAAAggcttcgacgaagaatttcatTTTGCTATCCGATACGCTCTTATTTTTTTACTGCATCTTGTTTCAACTCACACTGCAattgcgttttttttgttttcattACTTTCCGTATGGCAGTTTTGATAGGCTTTTAGGCGTATAGTAGTAGTGAAGAACATATTGATATATAAACATGCAGCGGGAACCACGTATCGCGTGCAAG from Oscarella lobularis chromosome 19, ooOscLobu1.1, whole genome shotgun sequence includes:
- the LOC136198603 gene encoding uncharacterized protein — protein: MNCSDLLRKIIRNRDSFAKDLRSLSKSTKDVRETLENHSYCHDLLRRTLNIFKEDLEVSKRLFRLVRSFKAHREKFGVEKDAVDLYHFAFEEVGHYWKELGASLGFRKRELDDMEYFHGSHQQGVNYMAWAMLEKYRAKNQFRFSSIELLRRKLGEVKRRRRVEDRQNEREISALLPSCIIRDGRFYGREEELGQIANYLWNGKAKQSRVESVQIQRIQIIAGVGGVGKTSLAFKYALQYAKSYSDGLFYFNSESFASFLVWLKENVAKAVELSGSHNTVTMSSHADALRVFFRYLRSRPRSLLLLDNADDFDFLKRCLPGHAVACHIVITTRRAQTHDVFHERKVSLLTLNVLDEQKAVVALLHLSGMRPESHATMDYNERKYAEKVAVGPPVGRLPLALAHAGSFIEHHHCTFRQYWLKLEAEAKRLEAAALNLDAFLRYFHLSHLRDHLDRCGVHSVNTFVEFDLETMGLNAFDRKSVSRARAALAERERVFLTWEMDLDDVHKEDESHGGYRFLECCSVLSSQDIPLDVVADAAFSTTASHVDFRVMRAMKALNERSLVQRMSEIDNESFSVHHLVQASVLQRLGADVGHLTRVLESTANALFKRLPPPEHFLLDFTDSSLLRIAPHVYSVAGKMLEAGLLVAPLVDYGCALAIGFYHYDDAVRLCSSRAQVFEAKLATFSAEEMRLLRHNYYFPLARLYYGVDNWHDGDVSVRKALGERCLSELSQSEIRSYRHVLYLLAESKVQREMLDDAEETLLRLLNAYPSEIKTSEAAHNAFMVFLRLGFVYQKSCQFDKEQAVLKKALYLGNCGLFHSGLQLGCCYQKLAECLFECGQLDEALKYFVEALKAFQKIIPDSHSAMGILRLDMARCFRDKGELFKACEFSWEALSILRSTYSPEHPQLKLALRVHGHCLLTARRFDESAEIFKECLSSLEIGPHQPDYLPQKANCLELLGDALRGSKDVADCVAEGNDEVIQCYEKAVALFREVYPEGHPDMLTACTAVSSANGCAGKMDEALDYAKLGWDSAQRLPRGSEDRITSLTIYVQYLSLKGMFTEAEVLVAQGKAECNSLPRYHPSRRWLRGAEVAIRECKLDRAGKFVTI